One genomic window of Mercenaria mercenaria strain notata chromosome 2, MADL_Memer_1, whole genome shotgun sequence includes the following:
- the LOC123564584 gene encoding G protein-activated inward rectifier potassium channel 3-like, translating to MVVMETGYGYPTTGPPNGIASGEPDLLESGHQKYNTEPERRSQESFAEFVAKSNPPVSKSSLVSRRADRHYSKRMRRRLVYKNGEVNITQANIRKRRRRYLADIFTTLVDIQWRYNLLVFTLAFIFSWLIFALIWWLICFSHGDLDEENLANEQWKPCVEEIKSFTSAILFSIETQHTIGYGSRHTTEQCTEAIILMMIQSCFGVICQAMMTGIVFAKLSRPKKRAETLMFSKNACICKQDGEMCLLFRVGDMRKSHIVEAHIRGVVIKKKITKEGEILPLYQFDVDLGFNEGQDRLFLVWPVIIVHKITEDSPFWEMSPEDLHKEQFEFIVILEGIVESTGMTTQARSSYLPGEILWGHRFERLVTFQKENGQYQIDYSRFNNTIPVDTPQCSARELSDMCGNITDIDRDSNNENDSIHNSAKPFTNSYMYKRNNIAQTEFEYDNDFDSLDSNYLPNNEDSETLL from the coding sequence ATGGTTGTTATGGAAACAGGTTATGGATATCCTACTACTGGTCCCCCAAATGGCATTGCCAGTGGGGAACCGGACTTGCTGGAGAGTGGGCATCAGAAATATAACACGGAACCAGAGAGGAGGTCACAGGAATCGTTTGCAGAATTTGTTGCAAAAAGCAACCCTCCAGTCAGCAAAAGCAGTTTGGTTTCACGGCGTGCTGACAGACACTATTCAAAACGTATGAGAAGACGTTTAGTTTATAAAAATGGTGAAGTAAACATTACACAAGCAAATATTCGAAAACGGAGGAGACGATACCTCGCAGACATTTTTACCACATTAGTTGATATTCAGTGGAGATACAATTTGTTAGTTTTTACGTTAGCATTTATATTCAGCTGGCTTATTTTTGCACTAATATGGTGGCTCATTTGTTTTTCACACGGAGATTTAGACGAGGAAAATCTAGCAAATGAGCAATGGAAACCGTGTGTTGAGGAAATAAAGTCTTTCACTTCTGCAATTTTATTTTCCATAGAAACACAGCATACGATAGGCTATGGTTCTAGACATACTACTGAACAGTGTACAGAAGCAATTATTTTAATGATGATACAATCGTGTTTTGGCGTGATATGTCAAGCCATGATGACGGGAATAGTTTTTGCAAAGCTTTCACGGCCAAAAAAGCGTGCTGAGACACTAATGTTTAGCAAGAATGCTTGTATATGCAAACAAGATGGGGAAATGTGCTTATTGTTTCGTGTTGGTGACATGAGAAAATCACATATCGTAGAAGCTCATATACGAGGTGTAgtgattaagaaaaaaataacgaAAGAAGGGGAAATTTTACCATTATATCAGTTTGATGTAGACTTGGGTTTTAATGAAGGTCAAGATAGATTATTTTTAGTCTGGCCTGTGATAATTGTTCATAAAATTACTGAAGACTCGCCATTTTGGGAAATGTCCCCAGAAGATTTGCACAAAGAACAGTTTGAATTTATCGTCATTCTGGAGGGTATTGTGGAGTCAACGGGTATGACAACTCAGGCACGAAGCTCATACCTTCCGGGTGAGATTCTCTGGGGTCACAGGTTTGAGCGCCTCGTGACATTCCAGAAAGAAAACGGACAATACCAGATAGACTATTCCCGCTTCAATAATACCATTCCAGTAGATACCCCTCAGTGTAGTGCTCGGGAATTGTCGGACATGTGCGGCAATATCACAGATATTGATCGCGActcaaacaatgaaaatgactCCATACACAATTCAGCAAAACCTTTTACGAACTCGTACATGTACAAACGGAATAATATTGCACAGACCGAGTTTGAGTATGACAATGACTTCGATTCCCTAGATAGTAATTACTTGCCAAACAATGAAGACTCCGAGACACTGCTATGA